The Zalophus californianus isolate mZalCal1 chromosome 7, mZalCal1.pri.v2, whole genome shotgun sequence genome includes a region encoding these proteins:
- the TCF19 gene encoding transcription factor 19, giving the protein MLPCFQLLRIGGGRGGDLYTFHPPSGAGCTYRLGRRADLCDVALQPQREPGLISGVHAELHAERRGDDWRVSLEDHSSQGTLVNNVRLPRGHRLELSDGDLVTFGPEGPPGTSPSEFYFMFQQVRVKPQDFAAITIPRSSGEEGTRAGFRPMLPPQGAPQRPLSTLSPAPKATLILNSIGSLSKLRPLPLTFSRGGGEPQSLPVPTPPREVGTTPSAPPPRNRRKSAHRVLAELDDEGETPEGPPPVFMEPRKKLRVETTPRTPGGNRRGRPRKHPVSTPRAPPAVGGGEPCAAPCCYLPEEETVAWVQCDGCDVWFHVACVGYNIQAARESDFQCPGCRVGIQT; this is encoded by the exons ATGCTGCCCTGCTTCCAGCTGCTGCGCAtagggggaggcaggggtggtgATCTCTACACCTTCCACCCCCCTAGCGGGGCTGGCTGCACCTACCGCTTGGGCCGTAGGGCCGACCTGTGTGATGTGGCTCTGCAGCCCCAGCGGGAGCCTGGCCTCATCTCTGGAGTCCATGCAGAGCTGCATGCAGAGCGCCGGGGTGATGACTGGAGGGTCAGCCTGGAGGACCATAGCAGCCAAG GGACTCTGGTCAATAATGTCCGACTCCCAAGGGGTCACAGGCTGGAGTTGAGTGATGGGGACCTTGTGACTTTTGGCCCTGAAGGGCCCCCAGGAACCAGCCCTTCGGAGTTCTACTTCATGTTTCAGCAAGTCCGAGTCAAACCTCAAGATTTTGCAGCCATTACCATCCCAAGGTCTAGTGGTGAAGAGGGAACCAGGGCTGGCTTCCGGCCTATGCTGCCCCCCCAGGGGGCCCCACAGCGCCCCCTCAGCACCCTTTCCCCTGCCCCGAAAGCCACATTGATCCTCAATTCCATCGGTAGTCTCAGCAAGCTCAgacctctgcccctcaccttctccaggggtgggggtgagccACAGAGCCTGCCTGTTCCCACTCCTCCTAGGGAGGTGGGGACCaccccttctgccccacccccaagaaaTCGGAGGAAATCGGCTCACCGAGTGTTGGCAGAGCTGGATGATGAGGGCGAGACTCCTGAGGGCCCCCCACCAGTCTTTATGGAGCCCAGGAAGAAACTCCGTGTAGAGACAACCCCACGGACACCTGGTGG AAATCGACGTGGACGTCCTCGGAAGCACCCAGTGAGCACTCCCAGGGCTCCCCCtgcagttgggggtggggagccctgTGCAGCCCCTTGTTGCTACCTACCCGAAGAAGAAACAGTTGCCTGGGTTCAGTGTGATGGTTGTGACGTCTGGTTCCATGTGGCCTGTGTTGGCTATAACATCCAGGCTGCCAGGGAGTCTGACTTCCAGTGCCCAGGGTGTCGTGTAGGCATCCAGACCTAA